The nucleotide window CGGCCAAGCCGGACTGGAGCACCCTGCTCGCCCTTTGCATGGTGGCCGGCATGGTCGTCGGTCGTATGGACGAGTGGCACCAGACCCACGTCCCGAACCGCTCCGGTGACGACATCAACGACTTCCTCGCCGACATGACCGGCACCCTCTGCGGCGTGCTGGTGTTCCGGCGGATGCACCGGATGGTGGAATAAGCCTCCGGCTTCGGTCACGACGGATGCACTTCCGTATTGGTCCCTTATAGATCCTGCGCTCTAATCTCCGGAGCCGCATGGACGACCTTTTCAGCCAGAATCCGACTTCTCCGGAACCCCGCATCCGCCAGCTCCGCACCGAACTGGCCCATCACAACCGGCTTTACTACACGGATGCCGCTCCGGAGATCTCGGACGCGGACTACGACAAGCTCTACCGCGAGCTCGAGGAACTGGAGACGAAGCACCCGGAATTCGACGATCCGGATTCCCCCACCAAGCGCGTCGGCGGCGAACCCATCGAAGGCTTCCAACAGATCCGCCACCGCGTGCCAATGCTGAGCATCGATGATGTGTTCGAGCTCAAGGATGCGGAGGTTCCGGAAACCGAGCTGATCGATTTCTACAAGCGTCTTCAGAAGGGCCTCGGTCGTGAGAATGTCGAGGTCACCGTAGAGCCGAAGATCGATGGAGTGGCGGTGTCCCTGCTCTATCGCGATGGCAAGCTGGAGTATGCCGCCACCCGTGGCGATGGCACCACCGGTGATGACATCACCCACAATGTCCGCACCATCCGCAGCATTCCGCTTTCATTGCACGAGCCCTTCCCATCCATCATCGAGGTCCGTGGTGAAATCTTCATGCCCAATGAAGGCTTCGCGGCGATGAATGCGGAACGCGATGAAGCGGGTCTGCCCACCTTCGTGAACCCGCGCAACGCCACCGCAGGCACGCTGAAGCAACTCGATCCGAGGATCGCCGCGAAGCGCCCACTGCGGTTTCTCGCGCACGGCCTCGGTGCCTACGACGGTCCCGAGCTGGCCAGCGAGGACAAGTTCCACGAACTCCTCGAAGCCCTGCGCCTCCCGCGCAACAAGCCGGTACATCATGTGGAAAATCTGCATGAGCTGCTGGATGCCATCCGGCAGATTGACACGCTCCGCCATCAGCTCGACTACGGCACGGATGGCGCGGTGGTGAAAGTGCTCACCCGCTCCGAGCGCGAGAAGCTCGGCTTCACCTCTCGCGCGCCACGCTGGGCCGCCGCCTACAAGTTCCTGCCGGAGCAAAAGGAAACACGCCTCCACTCCATCACCGTCCAGGTCGGCCGCACCGGCGTGCTCACTCCCGTGGCCGAGCTCGATCCGGTCTTCGTCTCCGGCACCACCGTTTCCCGTGCGACGCTCCACAACGATGAGGAAATCCAGCGCAAGAACATCAACATCGGCGACATTGTCCTGATCGAGAAAGCGGGAGAGATCATTCCCGCAGTGGTGCGGGTGATCACCAAGCACGATCCGAACTCGAAGCCATTCTCCTTGTTCGATCACGTCGGCGGCAAGTGCCCGTCGTGCGGCGGCCCGATCACCAAGGAAGAAGGCTTCGTGGCGTGGCGCTGCCTGAACTTCGAATGCCCCGCGCAGGCGGTTTCGAAGATCAGGCAGTTCGCTTCCCGCAAGGCGCTCGATATCGAGGGCGTCGGCGAAACGGTGGCGGAAGCCTTGGTCGGAAAAGAACTCTGCCGCACCCCGCTCGATCTCTTCACGCTCACCGAGGAATCGCTGGGCAGCCTCAACCTCGGCACCGGAACCGAGCCGCGCCGCTTCGGCGAAAAAAACGCCGCCAAGGTGATCGAGGCGCTGGCAGCCGCGCGCACCAAGCCGCTCGACCGCTGGTTGTATGCGATGGGCATCCGCCAGGTCGGTGAATCCGCGGCCAAGGAACTTTCCCGCCTCTTCGCCAGCCTCACCGAACTCACCACCTCCGATCTCCTGCCTGCCATCGGCGAGCGCGGTTTGAAGGACACCTGGCTGAAAGCGAACCCGGTGAATCCGAAAAAGGAGAAGCTGGACGATGCGGAAAAGGAACGCCGCAAACAGATCGCCACCGAATACAAACCGCGTATCGCGGAACTCACCGAAAAGCTCGCGCCCTACTCGATCAGCCCGGAACTGGGTGGAGTTGCGGCTCAGAGCGTGGTCGACTACTTCGCATCCGAAGCCGGCAGGCACGTTCTCGAACGGTTGGGTGAACTCGGCATCGATCCGAAGTCGGACAACCATCTCCCGATCGCCACCGCGGCCGATCTCTCGGCCCTGCCGCTGGCGGGAAAAACCTTCGTTCTCACCGGCACCCTCAGCATCGATCGCGATGACATGAAGCGCCTGATCGAGGAAAAAGGTGGCAAGGTTTCCGGCTCGATCTCCGCCAAGACCCACTACCTCGTCGCGGGTGAAGGTGGCGGCTCAAAGCGTACCAAGGCCGAGTCGCTGGGCGTTCCCGTCATCGATGAGGAAGCCGTCCGGGTCATGATGGCCTGATCCTCACACAAAAAACGCCCGATGGCAGCGGACTGCCATCGGGCGTGATCATTGCTCTATTGCTATTACCCAAGAAAACGGACGGAGCGGCAGGAGCGACCGCTGGAACCGTGCTTTTCCACAAATTCCCGGGCCACCGTGGAAACGGCGGCGGCAACACTCGGATGGAGCGGCAAATTCATCGGGAAATCGGAAAAGACGGCAAAAGGAACGTTGTGGATATGGCACGGCAAAGTGCCGCCAGCAACCCCCCAGCTTCGGAAAATCTGCGAATCAAAGTTGAACAGATGGCGAATACCGGAATTTGCCGGAAATTATTTCGCGCGATTGGCAAAAGACGTGTTTTCCGCCACATCCCGTTCGTCGCCCCGCCGTGTCGCTCCGCTGGCTGATTTTCCTGCTGTTTCCCCTGACCGCCTGCCGGAAGGAAGCCCCGCGCCCGGCCCCAGCCATCGAAGCTTACGTGTGGCAATCGCCGTCCCGCCCCGAAGTCGCCGCCGCCATACAGCAGTCACACGGTACGGTCGCCACCCTCCACGTCCGGGCCGCGGAGATGCGTTGGACCGGCCAAGCGTTCGAAACCAACCGCGCTGTAACCAGCCGCCTGCCGAAAGCCGGCTGCGGACTGGTGCTGCGGATCGGTGCCTCCGCCTCACGGCTCGAATGGACGCCGGATCAGGTGGCTCCCGTCGCGGCGGTGGTTCGGGAGCTGGCCGCCCTCCAGCCGGGGGAAATCCAGTGCGACTACGATTGCCCGCAATCACGCCTTGATCGCTACGGCCGGCTGCTGGACGCACTGCAAAAGGAAGCGGGCGCGATTCCGCTGGTGCCCACCACACTGCCATCCTGGCTGGATGAACCCGCCTTCAAAACACTGGTGGCGAAGCGACCCGGCTATGTGCTCCAGGTTCATTCGCTGCAACTTCCAAAACAGGCCGGCCAACCGGTGGTGATCTTCGATCCCGCCACCGCCCGTTCGGCTGCAAAAAAAGCCGCGTCTCTTGGTATACCCTTCCGGATCGCCATGGCCACCTACGGTTGCGAGGTCTGGTTCGGCTCCGATGGCAAGGTGATGGAAGTGATTTCCGAAGACGCCGCCCCATTGAACAAAACACCCGCCAGCCGCGCTTTCACCCTGGCGGACCCGAACGAAAGCGCGCGGCTGATCCGTGAATGGAACACCTCGCCACCCGCCGGTCTGCAAGCCGTGATCTGGTATCGTCTGCCCGTGGAAGGTGATCGCCGCAACTGGCCATGGGTGACCTTCCAGCATGTCGTCCGAGGCGAAGCAGCGGCTCCCAACCTCGTGCTCGAAAGCACCGATCACGACGGCACACACGACCTGCACATCGTGAACCGCGGCGATTTTCCCGTTCCACTTCCCACCACCGCCATCATCACCACTCCTGTCATCTCCGCAGACGGAGCAGGAGCCTATCGCTTGGAAAAACACGATGATGGCTTGCACTACCTTCGCCGCGAAGGCATCTGGCCGTGGCTCGATCCCGGGAAAAAAATTCCCGCAGGTTGGTTGAGAACCCGCGAGCCGGTTTCACGTATTGATTGGCACTTCACTCCATGAACCTCCGTGTTCTTCCCGGGCTGCTCGCCTGGACCTTCGTCTCCCCCTTCGCGGCCGCTTGCGGGCCGTTCTTTCCGGACACCGTTCTCGACAAGCCACAAGCCGCGCTCGATGTCCCGCCGGTATCCTATCTCGCAGAGCTGCACCGGATGGCGGGCACGCAAATGCCGGAAACGGACGAGATGTCACGCTCCGGTGAAGCATCAACTGCTCTGGCGCAGATCCCCGCGGAAGTCGCGGAACTGACACGATACTGGACGGAAAAGAATGCGGACCCTGCGGACATCGAGAGACTCACCTTCCACTATCAGGATGTCAGGCGGTCAATGTTGGGTGGACTGAATTACACCGCGGCAAGGCGGTTTCCGACGCAGGCGGAATCCATGCGCTCTTTGCCGGAACGTCCTCTCAACAACGAATACCCCGGTGAAGTAGCCGACTACGTGGAAGCGGCCCGACTTTATGGGCTCGGCAAGAACGACGAGGCCCGCGCTCTCTGGAAGGCGATATTGGACCGCCCCATCAGTGAACGACGTCTGCGATGCGTATGGGCGGCGTGGATGCTCGCGCAAACCGCCCCGGATGATGACGAATGCCTGACATGGTACGAGCGGGTGGACAAGGAAGCCACCGCAGGAGGTACGGATGCCATCGGGCTGGGTCCTGCCTCCATGAGCAAACGGGCGAGGTTGTCATCCGATCCTATCGCCAAGCTTCATCTGTATTTCGAGGGATTCCGTCGGGGCGATGCCGTGGACGTATGGGAACTCAGGCGTTGCTCCCGCGAGCTCCTGCGGTCCGCATCTGCAGAAGATCTCTCCAGAGCCGCAGCCGATTCCTGGGTGCGCCAACTGGTTCACCTGGACCTGCAAGCCAACCTGGACGGCCCTCGGGACGAGCCATCTTCCAAACCGGATCCTTCCTTGATCCCGCAGGCGTGGCTGGATGCGGTCAGACAACATGCGCAAACACCTCTTCCGGATGGAGCAAGACTGGCTTGGGCGCTCTATTCTCTGGGCCGCTTCGATGAAGCCCATCAGTGGCTGGATCTCTCGGTCAAAGAGTCTCCGCTGTCCCTTTGGCTGGAAGCAAAGTTCGATCTCCGGGCCGGCAAGTTGGACAAGGCCCGGGACCATCTGGGCGCGGCCATCCGGATACTGGAGGCGCAGAAGAATTGGGACCCGGCGAATCCCCCTCAGCGGGGCTATTGGGCGGGAAACCTGCGGGAACGCTTTCAGAAAACCCAAGGCCGCCTTCTGGCGGATGCCGGTTTGGTGGCACTCGGGCGGGAAGACTACCCATCTGCTCTCCAATTTCTCAGCCAAGGCGGTTATGCCGCAGATGCCGCCTACGTCGCGGAGCATCTCCTTTCGACCTCCTCTTTATTGAAGCATGTCAAAACGGTGGCACCCCGGTTCTCGGACAAGCCTGCAGGCAAGGGGGACTATTTCGACTGCTACTTCGATAGCACCCCTCCGGAAGTCGATCCGGCCACCTGTCTGGAACCCAACCGGGTCGGCGTTTACCGGTGGCTCAAAAATCCGGACAACCGGCTCCGCTATGAACTGGCGCGTCGGCTCGCCCGCGAAGACCGGCTCAACGAAGCGGTCCCATTCATGCCACCGCAGTTGGACAAGGTCTTCCGCCACTACGCCGCATTGGATCGCGCCGCGAAATCGGGAAGGTACAAGGGCTCGGTTCTCGCTGCGATCCTGTGGAGGCAGGCGAAGATCCACCGCTGGTGGGGTGCGCAGCTTTTCTCCACCGATAGTTTCCCAGATAATGGTATCTACGAATGGGACTTCCCCTTTCCGGAGCTCCAGGACATGCGAACATTTCGCAACGGCTGGGCGATGGAGTGGTCCGGTGGCTCCCGCTATCAAGGAATCGCCCGGTTTGTGGCGGCCCGCACCGAACAGGAGAAAGCCGTCCCTCTGGTCCGGGCCGAGGAAATCCGGCGCCTCTCGATTCCGCGGCTGAAATACGACCACCGCTATCACTATCGCTCGGTGGCTGCGGATCTGGCTTGGAACGCGGCCAAATTGCTACCCAACGACGATCCGCAACTCGCCTTGCTCTACAATACAGCCGGTCGATGGGTGGAAAATTCCAATCCCGACATGGCGGACCGTTTTTACGAAACCATGCTGAAACGGTGTCCCAACACGGAGATTGCCGGGACAGCTATCACGCGTCGCTGGTTTGTCCGGGATGTGCCCCCCCTCAAGGAATTGTCCGGCCTTCCCGCGAAACTCATGCCCAAACCTTTCGAAAACGGGTGGAAACCCAGGGATCCCAATGAGAACTTGGAACCCGAGCCAACCGATGTCACCGATCCAGATGAGAACCGGTGATCTGATCCCACCTCTTGATTGGCACTTCACTCCATGAACCTCCGTGTTCTTCCCGGGCTGCTCGCCTGGACTTTCGTCTCCCCCTTCGCGGCCGCTTGCGGGCCGTTCTTTCCGGACACCGTTCTCGACAAGCCACAAGCCGCGCTCGATGTCCCGCCGGTATCCTATCTCGCAGAGCTGCACCGGATCGCCGGGACGCCGATGCCAACGGAACGCTTCGTTCTCGGCGAGACCCCTTTTCTGGCTCAGATCCCGCTGGAAGTGGCTCAGTTGCGGATGGGATGGCGGGAAGCCGGAGTGCCGGAGCAAGTCATCGAAGATCGCATCAAACGCTACACGGAGGTACGACAGGTGCTGCTGACCGGTCTGGAAACTGTGGGACGGTCAGGCTTTCCAATCGGCGCAGCGGCTGCGGGAGCCCTGCCGCTCAAACCACTGGAGCAGGATTTCCCGCGCGACGTGGCGGACTACGTGGAAGGAGCTCGCCTGCATGCCATCGGTCGTACGGAGGAGGCGCGTGCGCTGTGGAAGGGCATACTGGAACGCCCTGCGGCGGAAAAGCGCCTGCGCGGCATCTGGGCGGCGTGGATGCTGGCGAAGACCTCCGGCGATCCCGATGAATGCTTGCGCTGGTACGAGCGGGTGGACCGCGAGGAACAGGAAGGCGCGATCGATCTTCTGAACCTGGCCGCCGCCGCGAAATCCTGGCGGGCATCGGCGGTGGGAAATCCGATCGAAAGCCTGCGCCTGTTCTACGATGCCTTTCGTAGTGGCAAGGAGGGTGCCGCCCTCGATATCCGCAATATCTCCGCCGCCATTCTGGAAGAGAAGAATGACACGAGTCTCAAGGAAGCTGCGGCCGATCCGGTGCTGCGGCGACTTCTGAATCTCCATCTCCAGGCCCTGCTCGATGGTCCCGGACAAAACGACCGCATCGAGGAAGAAGCGGAACCCGGCGCGGAGCAGGCATCCCTCCTGCCTCCGAATGAATGGCTGGCCGCGCTCGCGGCGACGGCACCATTGCCTCTGGAGGATGGTTCGCGGCTGGCGTGGGCATTGTATGCCGCCGGACGCTACGATGAGGCCGCCCATTGGCTGACGATCTCAAGAAAAGACGAACCGCTCGCCCGGTGGCTTCAGGCGAAGTTCGACCTGCGCGCCGGCAATCTCGAAGCCGCCCGCCGGAATCTGGCCGCCGCGGAGCAGGTCTGGTCAATGGCAGCGGATTGGAAGCCGGGCAATCCCTATTTGGAGTCGATGTGGATGGATGCGGGTACGGAACGCCTCCAAGGCTTCCAAGGCCGTTTGCTCGCCGATGCCGGCATGGTGGCGCTCGCCTCCGCGGACGTGTCCGCCGCAACCGTGTCACTGGTGGAAGGCGGCTACGATGAAGATGCCGCTTATCTGGCGGAGCGGGTGCTTTCCACGGACGAGCTGCTGAAGCTGGTGCGTGCCAAAGCACCCGCATGGGAGCCGGCGCCGGACCGGCCACAGTCCGAGGAGGAAGACTACCGGACGGATGATTCGGATGTCGTAGATCCCGCCACCTGCCTGGAGGGTGACATGATCGGAAACTACTCCTGGCACATGACCGCGAAGAACCGGCTCCGCTATGAACTGGCACGGCGGTTGGGACGCGAAGGCCGTTTGGATGAGGCTGCGGAGTTCATGCCCCCGTCATTGAAACGGCTTTTCGACCACTATCGCTCCCTCCATGCCGCCCGAACCTCGGGACGATATTCAGGAGAAGCGTTGGCCGCGATCACCTGGCGTGAGGCACGCCTGCACCGCTCCTGGGGGGCGGAACTTTTCTCCACCGACACTTTCCCCGATGGCGGGATCCATGGCTGGAGCTTCGAAGCGGAAGATCTGTCGGCAATCCGCTCCCACCGTCATGGCTGGACCGTGGAGTGGAACGAGCAGCTTGAGATCAAGGACGCGGAGGTGGAGGCCGATCGCGCGGTGCCGCTGGTCCTGGAGAGCGAGATCGAGCGCGTGAAACGGCATCCGCTGCCGAATACCAACCGCTTTCACTACCGCTACGTCGCCGCGGATCTGGCCATGAAGGCCGCGGAATCCCTGCCGGACAATCATCCCCAGCTCGCCCCCCTCTACAACACCGCCGGCCAGTGGCTCGCCGCCCGCAATCCCCAGGCCGCCGATCCGCTCTACCAAGCGATGGTGAAGCGCTGCAAGGACACGCCGATGGGACAAGCAGCCGACAAGAAACGGTGGTTCATCGGGAATACGGAGGCGTTGCAGGATCTGCCGGGTTTGCCTGATGAACTGATGCCGAAAAAACCGTAGCCACCATGTAGCCGGGCTGGTGACAGCTCGGCTGGCAGGACGCACGGCGGTCTTCGCGAACGCTCAAATGGCAACGAGGCACGAAAGGAAAGCGTGGATCACCACCGCCTGAAGTCTCACGACTCCAGCTACGAAGAGACGGACGAACTACGATGTTCGTAGTCCGTCGAAGATCTTGTGTGAGAAGTACCGTTCCATGCGGTCCGGGAACACCGTCACCACCTTCGCTCCCGGCCCCTTTTCACGCAGCACTTCGAGAGCCGCGGCATAATTCAGGCCGGAACTCGGCCCCACCGGATAACCGAGCGACCAAAGCTGCCGGGTGAGATCCAGACAACGGCGGTCGTCGATCCGCCACTCGCGCAGTCCGCCATTGTCTCCGCCTTGCTTCCACGATTCGTAGATCGCGGACAGGCACTCGACCACCCCTGGCACATCCGAACTGAAGGCGAGACTGCAACATTCCGCGTTTCCGCCGAAGACCTCGCCACAGCACGGGATGGCAGCGTGCGCGCTCACGTCACAGCCGGCATCGCGGAACGCTTCCCACAATCCTCGCAGTGTTCCTCCGGTGCCCACACCGCTGACCACGGCGTCCACGGAGCGCCCCTCAACTTGCGACAAGATCTCCGGACCGGTGAAAAGGCGGTGCGCCTCGGTATTGTCCGGATTTTCGAACTGCCGCGATTCAAACCAACCGTTGGTGGCCGCCGCGTCACGGGCGGCTTCCAGCACCCGCGCCATGCCGCCCTCCACGCGGATCACCCGGCCCCCCAGCGCCTCGATCATCAGGCTGCGCTCGCTGGTGGCGGAGGCTGGAATGAATGCCGCGAACTTCATCCCCATCTGCGCGCAGGCCAACGCGAGCGCGATGCTGGTGGAGCCGCTGGAGGCCTCGACCACCGTGTCTCCCGGCTTCAGCACGCCGCGGCGGCGGGCTTTCTCCAGAATATGGCGGGCGATGCGGTCCTTGGTGGAGCCACTGGGATTGAGGAACTCCAGCTTGCACCACACCGGACCCAGCTCCGGATCAAGTGTCACCGCCGCCAGCGGCGTGGGGCCGGTGCGGTGGAGAAATTCACCGGTAGGTGCGGTGGGCGGAACGGAAAGCATTCCGTCATCCCACACCCCCATTTCCCGACAGCCAAGCTGCAATGTTTTCCTGAGTTTTTCGGGCAATCTCGTCTGGTAGCAAGATCATGGCCGGTATAGCCGTTATGATCACGACCATGACACGCACTCTCATTGCTCTCGCCTGCTGTCTCGCCCCGCTCGCTCATGCGGGAGAAAAGCAACTTTTCAACGGCCAGGACCTGACCGGCTGGGAAGGTCAGCCCGGCTTCTGGTCCGTGAAGGACGGCGCCCTCACCGGCCAGACCACCGCCGAGCACCCGGCGAAGGAGAATACCTTCCTGATCTGGAAGGACGGCGAGGTCGCGGATTTCGAACTGACCTTCAAATACCGCATCGTCGATCAGGATGGCGGCACGAAGGGCTTCGGTAACAGCGGCGTGCAGTATCGCAGCCGCATCGTGAAGCCGGAGTACTCCGTGGTCGCCGGCTACCAGGCCGACTTCGAGGTCGGCACCACCTACAGCGGCATCCTCTATGAGGAAAAGGGCCGCGGCATCCTCGCCAAGCGTGGCGAGAAGGTGACCATCACCGATGGCGAGCAACCGGGGAAGCCGAACATCGCCGTCACCGGCCAGCTCGAGAAATCCGAAGACATCCAGGCCGCGATCAAGGGCGGCGAGTGGAACGAATACAAGGTCGTCGCCAAGGGTGGCCACCTCCAGCACTTCATCAACGGTCACCAGACCGTGGACGTGCAGGACAATACCGAGATCGGTGCGCGCAAAGGCGTGATCGCCCTCCAGCTCCACCAGGGCAAGCCGATGACCGTCCAATACAAGGACATCGTGCTGAAGACGGAGTGAAGCAACAGCACATTGTGAATGTTCACAGCGGACCGTGTGGAGATGGCAGGAGCCTCTCTTGCGGTCCGCTTTTCATTTCAAAATGGAAGGGACCGCAGATTTCGCAGATGACACGGATTGAATTCCAGAATCTGATCTCTCAATCAGCGGAATCTGCGTAATCTGTGATCAAATCCACGCGGAGGCTCAAAATCCGACGATCCAGCCTCACAGGATATTTCGACTCTCGCGAGCGCGATGCACCGCCCTCAGCCGCAACTTGGAGAGTTGCGCTACTTCAGCGCTCCAACAGGATCTGATCTCCCAACACCACGAGGTCCACGCGACCCTTCAGCGTCTTGTCGAAGAACGGCGTGTTGCGACTCTTCGACTTCATGAAGTCGAGCGAGAAGGTCGTTTCCGCCTCGGTGTCGAACAAGATCAGATCAGCGGGTCTGCCCTCCTCCACCGGCACGGGCTCAAGGCCCATCATGCGGCGTGGTTCGGCGGAGTAACGCTTCACCACCAGATCCCAACCGAACTTCCCCGTGGCGACGAAGTAGTGATAGAGCGAAACCAGCGCCGTCTCCAGACCGGTGATGCCGTTCGGCGCGCTGACGAAGTCCTGCGACTTCTCAAACGGCGTGTGCGGCGCGTGGTCGGTTGCGATGAGATCGAAGACACCTTCGATGAGCCCTTGCAACAGCGCCTCCGTATCCGCCTTGGTGCGCAGCGGCGGGTTCATCTTGTAGTGGGTGTCGAAATCGCCGATGTCCTCCTCGGTGAAGAGCAGGTGATGCGGTGCGACCTCGGCTGTAACCTTCACATCGCCACGCTGCTTCCACCAGCGGATGGTCTCCATGCCGATCTTGCTGGAAACATGCTGGATGTGAATGTGTGCGCCAGCCGCGTGGGCGAGACGGATGTCACGGTCGATGATGATTTCCTCAGCGGCGGCCGGAGTGCCCTTGATGCCGAGACGGTAGGAAACCACGCCTTCGTTGAGCGCACGCGGACCGGCCAGTTCCGGCACCTCGCAGTGGCTGGCGAAGAACATGCCGAACTCGCTGGCATACTGCATGGCCCGTAGCAACACCGCCGGATCGGCCACGCTGTCGCCGTCATCGGTGAGCATCTTCACGCCCAAGCCACGCATGCCATCGATGCCCGCGAGCTCCTTGCCCGCGCGATCCTTGGTGATGCAGCCGGAGGTGTACACCGGGATGCGGGAATTCTTCGCGGCGCTGTCCAGCACCATGCGGACCACCGGCGCGGAGTCGATGGCGGGCTTGGTGTTCGGCATCATCACGATGCCGGTGATGCCGCCATTGATCGCAGCCTCGGTGCCGGTGGCGATGGTTTCCTTCGCTTCCTGGCCCGGCTCGCGGAAATGCACGTGCGCATCGAACATCGCGGGCATCACGAGACGGCCGTTCGCCTCGATCACCTTCGCCCCTTCCGGCGCGGACAATCCTTTGCCGATGGAACGGATGATGCCTCCCTCCACCAGCACGTCCCCTTCGCGGAGCGTGGCGGAGTCTTCGGAGGCGATGCGGGCGTTGCGGATGAGGAGGGACATGTGGTTATTCGTTAGATGTTAAAGGTTACAAGGAAGAGGAGGCGGGAGAAATCCCCCAATAACAAATAACCTCTAACCAATAACCTCCCCGCCCGGCTTCAGCCAGTAGAGGACGGCCATGCGGACGGCGATGCCGTTCTCGACCTGGTCGTTGATGAGGCTGCGCGAGTAATCGAGCACGCCATCGCAGAGTTCCACACCGCGGTTCACCGGGCCGGGGTGCATAATGTAGAGGCCATCGCCATCGATGCGGCGCAGGCGTTCCTCAGTCACACCATACAGGCGGTGGTATTCGCGGACGCTCGGGAAGTATTGGACGTCCTGACGCTCCATCTGGACGCGGAGCAGATAAACGACATCCGGCTTCCACTTCATCGCTTCCTCGTAGTTCGTGAAGCGCTGGACGTTCTCCGGGCCAACCTTCGGCACCAGCGAACCGGGCCCGAGGTAAGCGACTTCGACTCCGAGCTTCTTGAGGATCGTGCTGGTGGAACGGGCCACGCGGCTGTGAAGGATATCGCCGACGATCAGCACACGCTTGCCGGTGGGATCGGGGAACTTCTCCTTGATCGTGAAGGCATCGAGCAAGGCCTGCGTCGGATGGGCGTGCGCGCCGTCACCGGCGTTGATCACGCTGGCCTTCGTCATGCGGGCGATGGTCGAGGGCAGGCCGGAGCGGCTGTGGCGGACGATGATGTAATCGGTCCGCATCGCCTGGAGCGTCTCCACCGTCTCACGGACGGACTCGCCCTTCACGATGGAGGACGAGGCGACGGCGAAGTTGGTGACGTCC belongs to Luteolibacter ambystomatis and includes:
- a CDS encoding VanZ family protein; amino-acid sequence: MRLPRHPAFWLTAWLVWFGTLWWLSSAPREIPGTRDITNFDKACHFGYFFGGAGLFAAFLYRLRPAKPDWSTLLALCMVAGMVVGRMDEWHQTHVPNRSGDDINDFLADMTGTLCGVLVFRRMHRMVE
- the ligA gene encoding NAD-dependent DNA ligase LigA, with amino-acid sequence MDDLFSQNPTSPEPRIRQLRTELAHHNRLYYTDAAPEISDADYDKLYRELEELETKHPEFDDPDSPTKRVGGEPIEGFQQIRHRVPMLSIDDVFELKDAEVPETELIDFYKRLQKGLGRENVEVTVEPKIDGVAVSLLYRDGKLEYAATRGDGTTGDDITHNVRTIRSIPLSLHEPFPSIIEVRGEIFMPNEGFAAMNAERDEAGLPTFVNPRNATAGTLKQLDPRIAAKRPLRFLAHGLGAYDGPELASEDKFHELLEALRLPRNKPVHHVENLHELLDAIRQIDTLRHQLDYGTDGAVVKVLTRSEREKLGFTSRAPRWAAAYKFLPEQKETRLHSITVQVGRTGVLTPVAELDPVFVSGTTVSRATLHNDEEIQRKNINIGDIVLIEKAGEIIPAVVRVITKHDPNSKPFSLFDHVGGKCPSCGGPITKEEGFVAWRCLNFECPAQAVSKIRQFASRKALDIEGVGETVAEALVGKELCRTPLDLFTLTEESLGSLNLGTGTEPRRFGEKNAAKVIEALAAARTKPLDRWLYAMGIRQVGESAAKELSRLFASLTELTTSDLLPAIGERGLKDTWLKANPVNPKKEKLDDAEKERRKQIATEYKPRIAELTEKLAPYSISPELGGVAAQSVVDYFASEAGRHVLERLGELGIDPKSDNHLPIATAADLSALPLAGKTFVLTGTLSIDRDDMKRLIEEKGGKVSGSISAKTHYLVAGEGGGSKRTKAESLGVPVIDEEAVRVMMA
- a CDS encoding DUF3142 domain-containing protein, producing the protein MSLRWLIFLLFPLTACRKEAPRPAPAIEAYVWQSPSRPEVAAAIQQSHGTVATLHVRAAEMRWTGQAFETNRAVTSRLPKAGCGLVLRIGASASRLEWTPDQVAPVAAVVRELAALQPGEIQCDYDCPQSRLDRYGRLLDALQKEAGAIPLVPTTLPSWLDEPAFKTLVAKRPGYVLQVHSLQLPKQAGQPVVIFDPATARSAAKKAASLGIPFRIAMATYGCEVWFGSDGKVMEVISEDAAPLNKTPASRAFTLADPNESARLIREWNTSPPAGLQAVIWYRLPVEGDRRNWPWVTFQHVVRGEAAAPNLVLESTDHDGTHDLHIVNRGDFPVPLPTTAIITTPVISADGAGAYRLEKHDDGLHYLRREGIWPWLDPGKKIPAGWLRTREPVSRIDWHFTP
- a CDS encoding PLP-dependent cysteine synthase family protein, whose product is MLSVPPTAPTGEFLHRTGPTPLAAVTLDPELGPVWCKLEFLNPSGSTKDRIARHILEKARRRGVLKPGDTVVEASSGSTSIALALACAQMGMKFAAFIPASATSERSLMIEALGGRVIRVEGGMARVLEAARDAAATNGWFESRQFENPDNTEAHRLFTGPEILSQVEGRSVDAVVSGVGTGGTLRGLWEAFRDAGCDVSAHAAIPCCGEVFGGNAECCSLAFSSDVPGVVECLSAIYESWKQGGDNGGLREWRIDDRRCLDLTRQLWSLGYPVGPSSGLNYAAALEVLREKGPGAKVVTVFPDRMERYFSHKIFDGLRTS
- a CDS encoding 3-keto-disaccharide hydrolase, giving the protein MTRTLIALACCLAPLAHAGEKQLFNGQDLTGWEGQPGFWSVKDGALTGQTTAEHPAKENTFLIWKDGEVADFELTFKYRIVDQDGGTKGFGNSGVQYRSRIVKPEYSVVAGYQADFEVGTTYSGILYEEKGRGILAKRGEKVTITDGEQPGKPNIAVTGQLEKSEDIQAAIKGGEWNEYKVVAKGGHLQHFINGHQTVDVQDNTEIGARKGVIALQLHQGKPMTVQYKDIVLKTE
- a CDS encoding dihydroorotase; amino-acid sequence: MSLLIRNARIASEDSATLREGDVLVEGGIIRSIGKGLSAPEGAKVIEANGRLVMPAMFDAHVHFREPGQEAKETIATGTEAAINGGITGIVMMPNTKPAIDSAPVVRMVLDSAAKNSRIPVYTSGCITKDRAGKELAGIDGMRGLGVKMLTDDGDSVADPAVLLRAMQYASEFGMFFASHCEVPELAGPRALNEGVVSYRLGIKGTPAAAEEIIIDRDIRLAHAAGAHIHIQHVSSKIGMETIRWWKQRGDVKVTAEVAPHHLLFTEEDIGDFDTHYKMNPPLRTKADTEALLQGLIEGVFDLIATDHAPHTPFEKSQDFVSAPNGITGLETALVSLYHYFVATGKFGWDLVVKRYSAEPRRMMGLEPVPVEEGRPADLILFDTEAETTFSLDFMKSKSRNTPFFDKTLKGRVDLVVLGDQILLER
- a CDS encoding aspartate carbamoyltransferase catalytic subunit, with amino-acid sequence MPRKDLLDIVSLEREEIDHLLDQAVPFKELFTRSVKKVPALKGKSVLTLFYEPSTRTLSSFEVAANRLSADVTNFAVASSSIVKGESVRETVETLQAMRTDYIIVRHSRSGLPSTIARMTKASVINAGDGAHAHPTQALLDAFTIKEKFPDPTGKRVLIVGDILHSRVARSTSTILKKLGVEVAYLGPGSLVPKVGPENVQRFTNYEEAMKWKPDVVYLLRVQMERQDVQYFPSVREYHRLYGVTEERLRRIDGDGLYIMHPGPVNRGVELCDGVLDYSRSLINDQVENGIAVRMAVLYWLKPGGEVIG